The Halostagnicola kamekurae sequence ATTCGCAGGCTGCCGTCCCGGCCGGCGTCGAAGACGCCGAGGTACTCGAGCACCTCCTCGAGTTCGGCGAGGAAGGCCCGAACCTCCGAGGCGCTCCGGAAGTCGGGTGCCGTGACGATCTCCATGAGCGGCGTTCCAGCGCGGTTGTAGTCGACGAGGGTGTAGTCTGCGGTGTCGATGCTGCCGCCGACGTGCTGGAGGCTGCCGGGGTCTTCCTCGAGGTGTGCCCGCTCGATGCGAACGTCGCGGCGCTCACCCTCGACCGCGATCTCGAGTTCGCCCTCCTGGCAGATCGGCTCGTCGTACTGCGTGATCTGGAAGTTCTTCGGCAGGTCGGGGTAGTAGTAGTTCTTCCGGTGGAAGCGGGTCTCCTCGGGGATGTCGGCGTCGATGGCTTTCCCGATCTTGACCGCGGCCTCGACGGCCCCCTCGTTCAGCACCGGCAACGCGCCGGGGAGTCCGAGACAGACGGGACAGACGTTCTCGTTGGGGTCGTCGGCCGGCTCGGTCGAACAGCGACAGAAGATCTTCGTGTCGGTTTCCAGCTGGACGTGGACCTCGAGGCCGATGACGGTGACGAGGTCGCCCCGCTGGGCGGTCTGGGCAGTCATTGCTCCTCGATTCGGCCCGGCGGGGGTAAAGCGTAACGGGATCTGGACGACGATTCTCCTACCGCGCTTGCTCGAGTTGCTCGAGCGCTTCCGGATTCTCGATGCTGTCCATGTCGCCGAGCTCTTCGCCCGCATAGGTCGCCTCGATGGCTCGGCGGATGATCTTCCCCGACTGGGTTTTGGGGAAGTCGTCGACGAAGAGAATTTCTCTGGGTCGGAAGGGCTTCCCGAGTTCGTTGCCGACCCGCTCGCGAAGCCGGTCGCGCAACTCGTCGCTCTCCGCCACGCCGTCGCCGACGATGACGTACGCGACGACGGCGGTCCCAGTTGTCTCGTCGGGGACGCCCACCGCGGCGGCCTGGGTAACCGCCTCGTGGTCGATGAGCGCGCCTTCGACTTCCGCGGGGCCGACCTTCCGGCCGGCGACATTCAGCGCGTCGTCGGCCCGGCCGTGGAGGAACCAGAACCCCTCGTCGTCCACCTGCGCCCAGTCGCCGTGGTTCCACAGCGGCGGGTCCGCGAACGTCGACCAGTACTCCTCAAGGTAGCGGTCGTCGCCCGACCAGAGCGACTTCGTCATCGAGGGACAGGAGTCTCGAGCGACCAAAAAGCCGCGCTCGTGGTCGTCTCTGACCGACTCACCCGTGGCGTCGACGACGTCGATGTCCATCCCGAGTCCCGGCCCGCCGAGCGTGCAGGGTTTCAGGGGCTCGGTCGGCATGGGCATCAGGAAGCAGCCGCAGATCTCGGTGCCGCCGGAGATGTTGATGATCGGGCACTCGCCGCCGCCGACGTTCTCGTAGAACCAGCGCCAGGACTCGGGATCCCACGGCTCGCCCGTCGACCCCAGAATTCGCAGCGAGGAGAGGTCGTGGCCCTCGAGCCAGCTATCCCCGTGCTCTCGCAGTGCCCGTATCGCGGTCGGCGAGATGCCAAAGCGGGTGATCTCGTGGCGGTCGATCAGCTCCCAGAACCGGTCGGGATTCGGGTAGTCGGGTGCCCCCTCGTACATGAAGACGGTGCCGCCGAACGTGTGGACGCCGATCAGCGACCACGGCCCCATCATCCAGCCGATGTCGCTCACCCAGAAGAACCGGTCCGCGGGCTCGAGGTCGAACCCGAAGTGTAGTTCCTTCGCACACTGCACCTGAACGCCCGCGTGGGTGTGGACGATCCCCTTCGGCGTCCCCGTCGTCCCCGAGGAGTACAGTAGCATCGACTCACGACTCGACTCGAGCGATTTCGTCTCGTACTCGTCGTCGGCGGTTTCGACGGCGTCGGCCCACCACTCGTCGCGCCCGTCGGTCCACGGAATCTCGCGTTCGCTCGTCGGGTCGCTCGAGCCGAGGCGGTCGAAGACGATCGTCCGCTCGACGTGTCCGACCTGGTCGATCGCCGTGTCGGCCGTGGACTTGAGAAAGACCGGCCTCCCCCGCCTGAGAAAGCCGTCGCCGGTGAACAGGACCGAACACGCGGCGTCGTCGATTCGCGTCGCGACGGCGTCGACGCCGAACCCGGAAAAGATCGGCACCGCGATCGCGCCGACCTTGAAACAGCCGTAGAGGATCGGGACGACCTCGGGCACCATCGGCATGTACAGTCCGACCGTGTCGCCGGTCTCGATCCCCGAGTCCTCGAGCGCGTTGGCGACCTGATTCGACCGCCGCCGGAGTTCCCGGTAGGTCATCTGCCGACACTCGCCGTCCTCACCCTCCCAGATCGTCGCGACTCGGTTTCTGGCGGGCTCGCTGACCGCCGCGTGGCGGTCGACCGTGTTGTGGGCGATATTTAGCTCGCCGCCCGGATACCACTCCGTGAACTGCGGTCCGTCGCTGTCGTCTCTGACCGCGTCGTAAGGTTCGAAAAACTCGATACCGAGGTAGTCGACGAGTTCGTCCCAGAACCAGTCGACGCCGCTTTCCTCGACCCCCTCGAGGTCGGTCGTCGTCCGGTCGATCAACTCGTCGTAGTCGTCGATTCCGTACGTCTGCATGAACTCGGAGACGTTCGTGGACTCGACGAACTCCTGGCCGGGTTCGTGGACGACGTCGTCGACGTCCTCGAGGGCGGGCTCCTCTGGCATAGTCACTCGAACATACGAGTCATGTTATCATGAAACTGGAGGTCGACTCGGGACTCGGCTACGACGAGACATTTTTCCAGCGAGGTCCGACGGCGTGTGCGAACGCCGAGCTAAACCGTTCGACGAGGATTTAGAAGCCAGTATAGTCAGACTTCTTCGGGAATTTACGTGGTCGCGAGGAACCGAAGCGTAATCGTCGAAGCGATGAAAAAACTCGTGACCGCGATCACAACCAGTACGATACCGGGCCACCCGTCCAATAGAATCGCACCGAAGAATCCGAGTGTAAAGGTACACACCGAGAGTACCAGCAGGGGTGTGTTTTCGTTCGTCTCTTCGTCAGCCATGGCGGATATCATTACTACTTGTTGGATATAGTTATTCCAACTTCGGGCGAGGGAGCGACGAAGACGCAAATCTTCGCATATTGGGATTTCGAATCTGAGTGCAGAACGCGCCCGATTCACGCGCGCTCGAGTTACCTAACAAAAAGAGTATCATTGTCTGACGTACGTTTATGTGTCCGGACCGACCGCTAGGTGGTATGTCGAAAAACCGCGTCGAGAAGCTGGAATCGACGGTTGCGGAACTCGAGTCGACGGTCGAAGGGCTCACCGAGGAACTGGTCGAATCGAAAGAGCGCATCCGCATTCTCGAGGCCGAACTGGACACGGAGACGCCGACGCGAGCGGCCTCGAGACGCTCGAGTTCATCGGGAGAGTCGTCGGCCTCGGAGATGATCGACGCCGAGGCAGAAGCCGACACCGAGAGCGGCTCGGATCAGGCGACCGAAGGCGACCTCGAGGAGGAGACGGCCGATTCGAGCGAGGACGAAGCGGAAGACTCAGGGACCGACGACATTATTGTCGCATAACAGCAGATTCCCGCGACCGCTCGCGCTGTGATCTCGTGATGCGATCGATCGTCCCCGCGATCGGTTGACAGTCGCGTTGCCGGTCGCCGGGAGCGGTCAACTGACGGAGGTCTCACAAGACGATGTACATCAAGGCGCTCGTTCTGGATGGGTTCAAGAGCTTCGGCCGCAAGACGAAAATTCCGTTTTACGAGGACTTTACGGTTATCACCGGCCCGAACGGCTCCGGGAAATCGAACATCATCGACGCCGTTCTGTTCGCACTCGGGCTCGCCCGAACCCGCGGGATCCGCGCCGAGAAGCTCACCGATCTGATCTACAACCCCGGCCACGACGACGGCGATAACAGCGGTGGGCCGCGCGAGGCGACGGTCGAGGTCGTTCTGGACAACTCCGACGGCACCCTCGAGCGCTCGCAGGTGGTCAACGCGGCGGGCAGCGACGATGTCGGCGACTGCGAGGAGGTTCGGATCCGCCGGCGGGTCAAGGAAACCGAGGACAACTACTACTCGTATTACTACCTGAACGACCGCTCGGTCAATCTCTCTGACATTCAGGACCTGCTCGCACAGGCCGGCGTCACCCCGGAGGGATACAACGTCGTCATGCAGGGCGACGTCACCGAGATTATCAACATGACCCCCTACAACCGGCGGGGGATCATCGACGAGATCGCTGGCGTCGCCGAGTTCGACGCGAAAAAGGAAGACGCCTTCGAGGAACTCGAGGTCGTTCAAGAGCGAATCGACGAGGCCGAACTCCGGATCGAGGAGAAACGCGAACGATTGTCTCAGCTCGAGGACGAGCGCCAGACAGCACTGCGCTACCGACGGCTCCGCCGCGAGAAAGAGGAGTACGAGGGCTACCGGAAGGCGAGTGAACTCGAGGAGAAACGCGAGGAACTCGAGACCGTCGAGGAGCGGGTCGAGGGACTGGAAGAGGACCTCGAGGATCTCCAGCGCGAACTCGACGAACGCCAGGGGAAAGTCGTCCGCCTGCAGGAGGATCTCGAGGATCTGAACGCCGAGATCGAGCGCAAGGGCGAGGACGAGCAGTTGCGCATCAAAAGCGAGATCGAGGAGGTCAAAGGCGACATCTCCCGGCTCGAGGACAAGATCGAATCCAGCGAGGAACAGATCGAGTCCGCCGAGTCCGATCGCCGCGAGGCGTTCGTCCAGATCGACCGCAAGCAAGAACAGGTAGAGGACTTGACGAGCGAGATGCGCGAGCACAAACTCGAGAAGGCCTCGCTCAAGTCCGAAATTCAGGAACGCGAGACAGAACGCGAGGAGCTACAGGCCGAGATCGACGCCGTCGACACGGAGTACGACGAGGTCAAAGCCGAACTGCAGGAGCGAAAGGAAACCCTCGAGGCGGAAAAAACCGAGAAGAACGACCTCCAGCGCGAGCAGGACCGCCTGCTCGACGAGGCGCGTCGGCGCTCGAACGCGATCAGCGAGAAAGAGGAGACGATCGAGGAGACCGAGGCCGAACTCCCCGAACTCGAGAGCCAGCGCTCGGACCTCGAACGCGAACTCGAGAAGGCCGAAAAGAATCGTCAGAGCATCGACGACGTCGTCGAGGACCTCAAAGGTGAGAAACGACGCCTGCAGGAGGAGTTAGACGACTTAGACGACGACATTCAGGCCAAGCAAGCCGAGTACGCGGAACTCGAGGCCAACGCGGGCGAGAGCGGCGACTCGTCGTTCGGGCGCGCCGTCACGACGATCCTCAATTCGGGGATCGACGGCTTGCACGGGGCGGTCGCCCAGTTAGGGACGGTCCCGGGCGAGTACGCGACGGCCTGCGAGACCGCCGCTGGCGGCCGGCTCGCGAACGTGGTCGTCGACGACGACGTGATCGGCCAACAGTGTATCGAGTACCTGAAATCGCGCAACGCGGGTCGGGCGACGTTCCTCCCGATCACGAAGATGCGCGAGCGCAACCTGCCGAGCGCGCCCTCGGATCCCGGAATCGTCGGGTTCGCGTACGACCTCGTCGACTTCGACGACCAGTACGCCGGCATCTTTTCGTACGTCCTCGGCGACACGCTCGTCGTCGAAGACATCGAGACGGCCCGCTCGTACATGGGCGACTACCGGATGGTCACCCTCGACGGCGACTTAGTCGAGAAAAGCGGTGCGATGACCGGCGGTTCGCGGAAGGGCTCGCGATACTCCTTCTCCGGCGGCGGCAAGGGCCAACTCGAGCGCGTCGCGACGGAGATCACCGAGTTGCAGGACGAACGCGAATCGGTTCGCGAGGAGCTTCGCGGCGTCGAGGATCGACTCGACGACGCGCGGGACCGCCAGACCGACGCCGCCGACGAGGTGCGCTCGATCGAGTCGGAACTCGACTCGATCGAGGAACGGCGAGCGGACCTCGAGGACGAGATCGATCGACTCGAGGACGAACTCGAGGAGCTACGTGAGGAGCGCGAATCCGTCGACGAGCGGATGACCGAGATCTCGGGCGACATCGAGGACAAGCAAGCGGAAATCGAGGCGATCGAAGCTGACATCGACGAGCTCGAGGCCGAACTCGCGGATTCGAAGATCCCGGAACTCACCGCGCAGATCGACGAGTTGAACGAGGAGATCGACGAGCGCGAGGACAAGATCGACGACCTTGACGGCAAGCTCAACGAACTCGAACTCGAGAAGCAGTACGCCGAGGACGCGATCGAGGACCTCCACGACGACATCGAGGCGGCCCAGAACCGCAAGGCCGAACACGAGGAGAAGATCGAGTCGTTCGAGGACTCGATCGAGGACAAACGCGACGTTCTCGCGGACAAACGCGAGGCGGTCGAGGAGCTCGAAGAAGAGCTCACG is a genomic window containing:
- a CDS encoding DUF7518 family protein, which translates into the protein MSKNRVEKLESTVAELESTVEGLTEELVESKERIRILEAELDTETPTRAASRRSSSSGESSASEMIDAEAEADTESGSDQATEGDLEEETADSSEDEAEDSGTDDIIVA
- the smc gene encoding chromosome segregation protein SMC; its protein translation is MYIKALVLDGFKSFGRKTKIPFYEDFTVITGPNGSGKSNIIDAVLFALGLARTRGIRAEKLTDLIYNPGHDDGDNSGGPREATVEVVLDNSDGTLERSQVVNAAGSDDVGDCEEVRIRRRVKETEDNYYSYYYLNDRSVNLSDIQDLLAQAGVTPEGYNVVMQGDVTEIINMTPYNRRGIIDEIAGVAEFDAKKEDAFEELEVVQERIDEAELRIEEKRERLSQLEDERQTALRYRRLRREKEEYEGYRKASELEEKREELETVEERVEGLEEDLEDLQRELDERQGKVVRLQEDLEDLNAEIERKGEDEQLRIKSEIEEVKGDISRLEDKIESSEEQIESAESDRREAFVQIDRKQEQVEDLTSEMREHKLEKASLKSEIQERETEREELQAEIDAVDTEYDEVKAELQERKETLEAEKTEKNDLQREQDRLLDEARRRSNAISEKEETIEETEAELPELESQRSDLERELEKAEKNRQSIDDVVEDLKGEKRRLQEELDDLDDDIQAKQAEYAELEANAGESGDSSFGRAVTTILNSGIDGLHGAVAQLGTVPGEYATACETAAGGRLANVVVDDDVIGQQCIEYLKSRNAGRATFLPITKMRERNLPSAPSDPGIVGFAYDLVDFDDQYAGIFSYVLGDTLVVEDIETARSYMGDYRMVTLDGDLVEKSGAMTGGSRKGSRYSFSGGGKGQLERVATEITELQDERESVREELRGVEDRLDDARDRQTDAADEVRSIESELDSIEERRADLEDEIDRLEDELEELREERESVDERMTEISGDIEDKQAEIEAIEADIDELEAELADSKIPELTAQIDELNEEIDEREDKIDDLDGKLNELELEKQYAEDAIEDLHDDIEAAQNRKAEHEEKIESFEDSIEDKRDVLADKREAVEELEEELTELKEDRRELKDELADAKTARDQQQDRVKTVESKLEDNRERAGDLEWELEALEEEVGDYDPEDVPDHETVLEMIELLEADMEALEPVNMLAIDEYDEVRSDLEDIEEGRDTLVEEADGIRERIDQYESQKKQTFMDAYESIAEHFTDIFEKLSEGTGSLHLENEEDPFEDGLTMKAQPGDKPIQRLDAMSGGEKSLTALAFIFAIQRHNPAPFYALDEIDAFLDAVNAERVGQMVDELAGDAQFVVVSHRSAMLDRSERAIGVTMQQDNVSAVTGIDLSSEGVPADD
- a CDS encoding AMP-binding protein → MPEEPALEDVDDVVHEPGQEFVESTNVSEFMQTYGIDDYDELIDRTTTDLEGVEESGVDWFWDELVDYLGIEFFEPYDAVRDDSDGPQFTEWYPGGELNIAHNTVDRHAAVSEPARNRVATIWEGEDGECRQMTYRELRRRSNQVANALEDSGIETGDTVGLYMPMVPEVVPILYGCFKVGAIAVPIFSGFGVDAVATRIDDAACSVLFTGDGFLRRGRPVFLKSTADTAIDQVGHVERTIVFDRLGSSDPTSEREIPWTDGRDEWWADAVETADDEYETKSLESSRESMLLYSSGTTGTPKGIVHTHAGVQVQCAKELHFGFDLEPADRFFWVSDIGWMMGPWSLIGVHTFGGTVFMYEGAPDYPNPDRFWELIDRHEITRFGISPTAIRALREHGDSWLEGHDLSSLRILGSTGEPWDPESWRWFYENVGGGECPIINISGGTEICGCFLMPMPTEPLKPCTLGGPGLGMDIDVVDATGESVRDDHERGFLVARDSCPSMTKSLWSGDDRYLEEYWSTFADPPLWNHGDWAQVDDEGFWFLHGRADDALNVAGRKVGPAEVEGALIDHEAVTQAAAVGVPDETTGTAVVAYVIVGDGVAESDELRDRLRERVGNELGKPFRPREILFVDDFPKTQSGKIIRRAIEATYAGEELGDMDSIENPEALEQLEQAR